GGTAGCCGGGCAGCACACCCATGGCCTCGGCGCCGCGGCTGTTGTTCTGCGCACCGGGCACCAGGATCGAGACCGGGTTGCCGGCCGACTTCAGGGCCGCGGCCAGTTCGAGCAGCGCCCGGCCCGTCTGGGCGTTCTCGCCGCTCCAGACCACGGCGACCCGCTTGCCGCCTCCGATGAGGGCGGCCATCTCCTTCAGGGTCTCCGGGTCAGCGCCGGACGCCGCGGGCTTGGCCCCACCGACGACGGCGGCCAGGGCCCGCAGCACGCCGGCGGTCTCGCCGGGCTTCAGCTGGATGCGGGCGTGCCGGCCGCGGTACTTGGGCAGCACCGAGCCGATCAGGGCGATCTTCGCCAGCTTGCGGTCGGCCATGCGCCGGATCCGCAGGTCCATCACCGGGGCGGTCTCGGCCGGATCCACGTCCACGACGAGGATCGCCTGGGCCGAGGAGAGGTCGGCCTGCCGGCCCGGGAAGGTACCGACGGAGGCGACGACCTGGCCGGTCACGCGGTGGTCGATGTTGTTGGTCTTGAGCGCCAGGCGGGCGAACTTGGAGAGCAGGTAGGCCTCCTCGTTCGTCAGCTTGCCGCCGCCGATGACGCCGAAGCCCTTGCCGCCCTTCTCGGCGGCGACGGCCTTGAACCGCTCGGCGATCACCGCGAAGGCCTCGGCCCAGGTCACCGGCACAAACTGCCCGTCGCGCTTCACCATGGGCCGGGTGATGCGCGCTTCAGCCTGTGCAAACTTGTAGTTGAAGCGGCCCCGGTCGCAGAGCCAGCCGTTGTCGATCTCCGGGTTCTCCCGGTTGGTGAGCCGGAGCAGCTGGCCGTGCCGGAACTCGAGGTTGACGTTGCAGCCCACCGAGCAGCCGGTGCAGACCGAAGGCGCCTTGGAGAGGTCCCACGGGCGGGCCTTGAACCGGTAGAGCTCGGAGGTGAGGGCGCCCACCGGGCAGAGCTCGATGGTGTTGCCGCTGAAGTAGGAGTTGTACTCCTGCCCCTCCATCGTGGTCACCGTGTTGAGGTGGCCGCGCTCCTCGATGATCAGGTTGCCTTCGGTGGCGACCTCCTCGTCGAAGCGCACGCAGCGCCGGCAGAGGATGCAGCGCTCGTTGTCGAGCACGATGAAGTTGCCCAGCTCCACCGCCTTGTTCTTGCGGATCTTGCCGTCCAGCAGGCGGCTGGTGGAGGGGCCGTGGGCGAAGGTCAGGTCCTGCAGGTCGCACTCGCCGCCCTTGTCGCAGACCGGGCAGTCCAGCGGGTGGTTCAGCAGGAGGAACTCCAGCACGCCCCGGCGTAGATCGGCGACCCGGTCGGTCTGGGTGTGGACGACCATGCCGTCGGTGACCGGCGTGGTGCAGGCGGGCTGGGGCTTGGGGATCTTCTCGATCTGAACCAGGCACATGCGGCAGACGCCGGCCGGGTCCAGCTTCGGGTGATAGCAGAAGACGGGGATCTCGATGCCGACGGTCTTGGCCGCCTCCACGAGCAGGGTGCCCTTCGGAACCCGCGCGGTGCGACCATCGATCGTCACGGTGACAAGCTGCTGCTCGCTCACGCCGGCCGCACCTCCTTCACGCGGTTGATATAGCGCTCGAGCTCCTCGGGGAACAGCTTCAGCAGGGAGACGGGGAACGTGACCGCAGCGTCGGAGAGCACGCAGATCGTGGTGCCGGCCATCTGGGTCTGCATGTCGGCGATCATCTTCAGGTCGCCCTCGGTGCCGCCGCCGGCCTTGATGCGGGCGAAGACCCGCTCCAGCCAGTGGGTGCCCTCGCGGCACGGCGTGCACTGGCCGCAGGACTCGTGGGAGTAGAACCGCGTCCAGTAGAGCGCCACGTCCACCAGGTCAACGGTGTCGTCGTAGACGATCACCGCCGCGGTGCCCAGCAGCGACCCCGCGGCCGCCACGGACTCGAAGTCCATGGGCACGTCCAGGTGCTCGGGCGTGAGCATCGGCGTCGACGAGCCGCCGGGCTGCACCGCCTTCAGCTTCCGGCCTGGCCGGAGACCGCCGGCGGTCTCGATCACCTCGCGCAGCGTGACGCCCATGGGCAGCTCGTAGTTGCCGGGGCGCTGCACGCAGCCGGAGACGGTGAAGAGCTTCGGGCCGCAGGACTTCGGATTCGACGGGTTGGCGGTGATCTTGGTGTACCACTCCCACCCGTTCTTCACGATGTGCGGCACGTTGGAGATGGTCTCCACGTTGTTGATGATGGTCGGGCAGCCGTAGAGGCCGACCACCGCCGGGAACGGGGGCTTGACCCGCGGCTCGCCGCGCCGGCCCTCCAGCGAGTTCAGCAGGGCCGACTCCTCGCCGCAGATGTAGGCGCTGGCGCCGCGGTGGACCGTGATCTCCTGGCTGAAGCCGGTGCCCAGGATGTTCTGGCCCACGTAGCCCTTCTTCCGGGCGTCCTCGATGGCCTTCATGAGGATCTCCGCGCCGCGCTTGAACTCGCCGCGGATGTAGATGAACGACTGGGTGATCCGGTTGGCGAAGGCGGTGATGATGATGCCCTCGATCAACTGGTGCGGATTGGCGTAGATCAGGGTGCGGTTGTTGCAGGTGCCGGGCTCAGACTCGTCGGCGTTGACCGTGAGGTAGCGGGGGCGGCCGTCGTTCGGCAGGAAACCCCACTTGACACCGGCCGGGAAGCCGGCGCCGCCGCGGCCGCGCAGGTTGGCCTTCTTGACCTCTTCCACGATGGCCTGGGGCTCCATGGAGGTCAGCGCCTTGCGCAGCGCCTGATACCCGCCCTGCGCCTCGTACACATCGATGTTGGTCAGGTCGACCTTCCCGATGCCCTTCGTGAGCACAGGTTCAAACTGCATCGCTTCTCGGCCTCCTTGTTACTCGCCCTTCTCCTCGGCCGGGGTCGCATTCGGGGCGTCAGCCGGAGCGGCCTCCGCCTCTTCGGCGGCCCGGGCCTCTTGGCAGGCGCAGGGGGCATCGACGAAGCCCGGCCACGTGTCCTGGTCCTCGCCGTTCATCAGCGGCAGCTTCTCCAGGAAGGCGTCGGGGCCCTTGCCGGCGCGCAGGTCGGCCACCAGGGCGTCGAACTTCGCCGGGGTCATCTTCACGACGTATTCGGTGTTCACGTGCATCACGGGGGCCAGGTCACACGCCGCCAGGCACTCGCCGGTCACCTCGAGGGTGATGAGGCCGTCGGGCGTGGTCTCCCCCACCTTGATGCCGAGGGTCTGCTCCATGTGCTGCACCAGCTTGTCGCCGCCGGCCAGCAGGTGGCAGGCCATGTTGCCGCAGACGGTGATCAGGTACTTGCCGATCGGCTGCCGCTTGAACATGGAGTAGAAGGAGCAGACCGAGTTGACGTAAGCGGGGGAGACGCCGCAGATCTCGGCGATCGCCTCGATGTCGGAGAGGGCGACGTAGCGCCCCTCGCGCTCCCGCATGGCCAGGTGGAGCAGCGGCAGGATGGCCGACCGCTCGCGGCCCTCAGGATAGCGGCGGAGGATCTCCGCCACCTCCTCCTTGCAGGTCTCCGGCCAGCGGGGCGGATGGACCTCCTGAACCGTGGCCTTCTTCTCGTGTTCAGCCATTTAGCGGTCCACCTCCCCGAAGATGGGATCGATGGTGGCGATGGCGCCGACCACGTCGGCGAGCATCTGGCCCTGCAGGAGCACCGGCAGCGAGTAGACGGCGTAGAACGAGGGCGGACGGACCCGTACCCGCATCGGCTTGTTGCCGCCGTCGGAGACCACGTAGAAGCCGATCTCGCCGCGGGGCGACTCGATGGCCTGGTAGACCTCGCCCGCCGGCACGTCGAAGCCGTGCTGCACCAGCTTGAAGTGGTGGATCAGGGCCTCCATCGAGTGCCTGACCTCCTGCTTGGGCGGCAGCACCAGCTTCCGGTCGTCGATGATGTGCCGGTCGTCCCAGGGCAGGTTGTCCAGCGCCTGGCGGATGATCTTCAGCGACTCGAACATCTCGTCGAAGGTGATGGCCACCCGGGACCAGGAGTCGCCGTCGGTGTACACCGGTACGTCGAAGTCGTAGTTCTCGTAGCCCAGGTACGGGTAATACTTGCGCACGTCGTAGTCGGAGCCGGTCACCCGCAGGTTGCGGCCGGTGAGGCCGTACTGCAGGGCCTGTTCGTAGGTGATGACGCTGACGCCCTTGGCCCGGTCCATGAAGATCGGGTTGTAGAGCATGACGTCCTTGAGCTCCTGAATGCGGCTCGGGGCCAGCTTCAGGAACTCCTCCACCATCTCCTTGAAGTTGTGGGGCAGATCGTAGGCCAGGCCGCCCACCCGCATGTAGGAGGGGTTCATGCGCTGGCCGGTGGTGTGCTCGAAGATGTCGAGGATGCGGTCGCGCAGCTCGAACGCCCAGAAGATGGGCGTGCCGATGTTGCCGTAGTCGAGGCCACCGGTGCCGAGGCCCACCAGGTGCGAGGCGATCCGGTTCAGCTCCAGCAGGATCACCCGGGCGACCCGGGCCTTCTCGGGGATGCGGTCCTCGATGCCGAGCAGCTTCTCCACGGCCATCACGTAGCCGGTGTTGTTGGAGATGGGCGCCAGGTAGTCCATGCGGTCCATGACCGTCGTGGCCTGGTTCCAGGTGAGGTGCTCGGCGGTCTTCTCGATGCCGGTGTGCAGGAAGCCCGTCTCGGGCTCAGCCTCGACGACGGTCTCGCCCTCGAGCACCAGCTTCACCCGCAGGACGCCGTGCGTCGCAGGGTGATGCGGGCCGATGGAGAGCTGCATGCGCTCGGGCCGCTGCTCGTCCAGGTGCAGTTCGTCTGCCATGCTCACCCTACTCTCCTTCCTTGGCGGGCTCCGTCTCGACGAACGGGTGGTACCGGTTCTCGTCGGCGGGCATCTCGAGGCTGATGAGGGCGCGCGGGCCGCGCAGCGGGTAGTCGCGCCGCAGCGGGTGGCCCTCCCAGTCGTCGGGGTTCAGGATGCGGGTCAGGTTCGGGTGGTTCACGATGTTGAGGCCGAACTGGTCCCAGATCTCCCGCTCGGCCGCGTTCGCCATGGCCCAGATGTGGCTCAGGGTGTGCACCGGCTCCCTCTCGTCGAGCTTCACGCGCACCCGGATCATGCCGAGGCCCTTGGCGCCCTTCGGATCCTGGGCCGGCATCTCCCTGAGGTGGTAGACCAGCTCAAAGCGCGGCTCCCGCTTGGGGTAGTAGTCGACCGCGGTGATGTCGACCAGCATGTGAAAGCCCCGCTCCTTGAGCCACAGGGCCACCGGCAGGTGAACGTCGCTGGCGACGTAAACCTGCGGGATCCGGTCGTTGGTCATCGGGATGACCTCGACCTTGCCAGGGAAAGCCTCGAGCAGGGCGGGGATGACCTCATTGATCACGCGCTCGCGGGCGGCGTCGACCCGCTCGTGCATCGCATTAGCCACGGATGATTACGCCTCCCCTCGGGTCGTCCTTGCGAATCTGATCGCGGAGCTTCTGCACCGCGTAGATGACCGCTTCCGGGGTCGGCGGGCAGCCCGGCACGTAGATGTCCACCGGCAGCATGTTGTCGACGCCCTGCATGATGGCGTAGTTGTCGAAGATGCCGCCGGTCGAGGCGCAGGCCCCGAACGCCACCACCCACTTGGGTTCCAGCATCTGGCTGTAGACCTGCTTGATCACCGGCGCCATCTTGTTGGAGACGCGGCCGGAGACGAACATCAGGTCAGCCTGCCGGGGAGAGGCACGGAAAGCCTCGGAGCCGAACCGCGCGATGTCGTAGCGCGGACCCGAGGCCAGGTTCATCATCTCGATGGCGCAGCAAGCCAGGCCGAAGGTGAGCGGCCACACGGAGTTGGCCTGCGCCCAGCGCAGGAACGAGTCGACTGTGGTGGTCAGGAAGCCACCCTGGTCCTTGAACACACCGTCCGTGCTCATCGCCAGTTGAAGCCCCCCTTCTTCC
Above is a genomic segment from Symbiobacterium terraclitae containing:
- the nuoG gene encoding NADH-quinone oxidoreductase subunit NuoG, yielding MSEQQLVTVTIDGRTARVPKGTLLVEAAKTVGIEIPVFCYHPKLDPAGVCRMCLVQIEKIPKPQPACTTPVTDGMVVHTQTDRVADLRRGVLEFLLLNHPLDCPVCDKGGECDLQDLTFAHGPSTSRLLDGKIRKNKAVELGNFIVLDNERCILCRRCVRFDEEVATEGNLIIEERGHLNTVTTMEGQEYNSYFSGNTIELCPVGALTSELYRFKARPWDLSKAPSVCTGCSVGCNVNLEFRHGQLLRLTNRENPEIDNGWLCDRGRFNYKFAQAEARITRPMVKRDGQFVPVTWAEAFAVIAERFKAVAAEKGGKGFGVIGGGKLTNEEAYLLSKFARLALKTNNIDHRVTGQVVASVGTFPGRQADLSSAQAILVVDVDPAETAPVMDLRIRRMADRKLAKIALIGSVLPKYRGRHARIQLKPGETAGVLRALAAVVGGAKPAASGADPETLKEMAALIGGGKRVAVVWSGENAQTGRALLELAAALKSAGNPVSILVPGAQNNSRGAEAMGVLPGYLPGFNSASDSRGRDAVAGVWTTRSLPAEAGLDTAGMLKAAAEGQIDALYLAGANLMNTYPDRNLVQAALEKAFVVVADLFMNETVALADVVLPAATLGEKTGSYTALDGAVQTVKAAKRLEGQAQPDGDILVGLAAALGVKIASSPAATAAEIARLVGKLEEGTVLKGAPVSLLQGAAAESEPARAAGENELWLVPVDRLYAGGSTAQFDAEFNHVLPKAAALFNPADAARLGIAEGDRVELAAGEAKLALTASVDKRVVAGTVQAIRRLSTAPVNALTRGSAPVAVSVAKLAVEVAD
- the nuoF gene encoding NADH-quinone oxidoreductase subunit NuoF; this encodes MQFEPVLTKGIGKVDLTNIDVYEAQGGYQALRKALTSMEPQAIVEEVKKANLRGRGGAGFPAGVKWGFLPNDGRPRYLTVNADESEPGTCNNRTLIYANPHQLIEGIIITAFANRITQSFIYIRGEFKRGAEILMKAIEDARKKGYVGQNILGTGFSQEITVHRGASAYICGEESALLNSLEGRRGEPRVKPPFPAVVGLYGCPTIINNVETISNVPHIVKNGWEWYTKITANPSNPKSCGPKLFTVSGCVQRPGNYELPMGVTLREVIETAGGLRPGRKLKAVQPGGSSTPMLTPEHLDVPMDFESVAAAGSLLGTAAVIVYDDTVDLVDVALYWTRFYSHESCGQCTPCREGTHWLERVFARIKAGGGTEGDLKMIADMQTQMAGTTICVLSDAAVTFPVSLLKLFPEELERYINRVKEVRPA
- the nuoE gene encoding complex I 24 kDa subunit family protein, yielding MAEHEKKATVQEVHPPRWPETCKEEVAEILRRYPEGRERSAILPLLHLAMREREGRYVALSDIEAIAEICGVSPAYVNSVCSFYSMFKRQPIGKYLITVCGNMACHLLAGGDKLVQHMEQTLGIKVGETTPDGLITLEVTGECLAACDLAPVMHVNTEYVVKMTPAKFDALVADLRAGKGPDAFLEKLPLMNGEDQDTWPGFVDAPCACQEARAAEEAEAAPADAPNATPAEEKGE
- the nuoD gene encoding NADH dehydrogenase (quinone) subunit D; translation: MADELHLDEQRPERMQLSIGPHHPATHGVLRVKLVLEGETVVEAEPETGFLHTGIEKTAEHLTWNQATTVMDRMDYLAPISNNTGYVMAVEKLLGIEDRIPEKARVARVILLELNRIASHLVGLGTGGLDYGNIGTPIFWAFELRDRILDIFEHTTGQRMNPSYMRVGGLAYDLPHNFKEMVEEFLKLAPSRIQELKDVMLYNPIFMDRAKGVSVITYEQALQYGLTGRNLRVTGSDYDVRKYYPYLGYENYDFDVPVYTDGDSWSRVAITFDEMFESLKIIRQALDNLPWDDRHIIDDRKLVLPPKQEVRHSMEALIHHFKLVQHGFDVPAGEVYQAIESPRGEIGFYVVSDGGNKPMRVRVRPPSFYAVYSLPVLLQGQMLADVVGAIATIDPIFGEVDR
- a CDS encoding NADH-quinone oxidoreductase subunit C produces the protein MANAMHERVDAARERVINEVIPALLEAFPGKVEVIPMTNDRIPQVYVASDVHLPVALWLKERGFHMLVDITAVDYYPKREPRFELVYHLREMPAQDPKGAKGLGMIRVRVKLDEREPVHTLSHIWAMANAAEREIWDQFGLNIVNHPNLTRILNPDDWEGHPLRRDYPLRGPRALISLEMPADENRYHPFVETEPAKEGE
- a CDS encoding NADH-quinone oxidoreductase subunit B; its protein translation is MSTDGVFKDQGGFLTTTVDSFLRWAQANSVWPLTFGLACCAIEMMNLASGPRYDIARFGSEAFRASPRQADLMFVSGRVSNKMAPVIKQVYSQMLEPKWVVAFGACASTGGIFDNYAIMQGVDNMLPVDIYVPGCPPTPEAVIYAVQKLRDQIRKDDPRGGVIIRG